A genomic segment from Cyanobium sp. NIES-981 encodes:
- a CDS encoding acetyltransferase: protein MFLKTRQDGALMEVLNVHQLFDPFVTNVEGRLHAGEEMQDRAPFLKADLRFPSGEALPRCWMDPAYKLHAAPVG, encoded by the coding sequence ATGTTCCTCAAAACCCGCCAGGACGGAGCACTGATGGAAGTGCTGAATGTGCATCAGCTTTTTGACCCCTTCGTGACCAACGTGGAGGGTCGCCTGCATGCCGGTGAGGAGATGCAGGACAGGGCGCCCTTCCTGAAGGCCGATCTTCGCTTTCCCTCCGGAGAAGCCCTGCCCCGCTGCTGGATGGATCCCGCCTACAAGCTGCACGCTGCCCCTGTGGGCTGA
- a CDS encoding ferredoxin family protein translates to MAHTIVTNVCEGVADCVDACPVACIHPGQGANSKGTSFYWIDFDTCIDCGICLQVCPVEGAILPEEKAELQQRA, encoded by the coding sequence ATGGCCCACACGATCGTCACCAACGTCTGCGAAGGGGTGGCCGATTGTGTGGATGCCTGCCCGGTGGCCTGCATCCATCCAGGCCAGGGCGCCAACAGCAAGGGCACCAGCTTTTACTGGATCGATTTCGATACCTGCATCGACTGCGGCATCTGCCTGCAGGTGTGCCCGGTGGAGGGAGCGATCCTGCCGGAGGAGAAGGCCGAGCTGCAACAGCGCGCATAA